A genome region from Magnolia sinica isolate HGM2019 chromosome 8, MsV1, whole genome shotgun sequence includes the following:
- the LOC131253166 gene encoding ABC transporter C family member 10-like produces the protein MDDLTPRFSTDVLRTSEESASQARTMLNGSNDSTLISSSSEVSSGIELQPTMTEIDQTSPLFSSYLASDTLKLMSDGEILHAASFHKLLDTSREFQDLVNAHKCTVGSERLPEVVSPLRCETANREIKKASTVKQQKTDNAPAVDQLIKEEERETGDTGLKPYLQYLNQSKGYLYFSLAGLCHLMFVAGQITQNSWMAANKSHKLRKKMPLLLHLNRSL, from the exons ATGGATGACCTCACTCCAAGATTCTCAACAGATGTCTTAAGAACCTCTGAAGAAAGTGCATCTCAAGCAAGAACTATGTTAAATGGAAGTAATGATTCAACACTGATCAGTTCAAGTTCTGAAGTTAGCAGTGGGATAGAGCTACAGCCAACCATGACAGAGATTGATCAAACAAGCCCCTTGTTCTCGAGCTATCTAGCTTCAGACACTCTGAAG TTAATGTCAGATGGAGAGATCCTGCATGCTGCTTCTTTTCACAAGTTACTGGACACAAGTAGAGAATTTCAAGACCTGGTCAATGCACACAAATGCACTGTTGGTTCTGAAAGGCTCCCTGAGGTCGTTTCTCCCTTGAGATGTGAAACTGCCAATAGAGAGATTAAGAAAGCGTCTACTGTGAAACAACAGAAAACAGATAATGCACCAGCAGTAGATCAGCTAattaaagaagaggaaagagaaacTGGAGATACAGGTCTGAAGCCATACTTACAATATCTGAATCAGAGCAAAGGCTACTTGTATTTCTCCTTGGCAGGCCTATGCCATCTCATGTTTGTGGCTGGACAGATTACACAAAACTCTTGGATGGCTGCTAACAAATCACACAAACTCAGGAAGAAAATGCCTCTTCTCTTACATTTAAATAGAAGTCTCTAA